The genomic region TAGGGATAAGATCTGTAATGAGCAGTGGTCTCCCAAGCAAATTGTAGGTCATTACAAGAATGAGAAATTAAAGAAGAAGACAGGAATAGAAATGGTTTGCGCAGAACGTATCTACCAATTTGTACGTAAGAATAAAGCGGCAGGAGGTGATATATACGAACATATGCGCCATAAACTCAAAAAGAGGGCGCGTCCTGTATCAGGTAAATATGAGGTGATAAAGGATAAGGTTTCGATTGATGAACGTCCAGATGTAGTCAATAATCCCAGATTACGCAGTAGAGAAAAAAGTATTATTTTTGCAGCCGAAATCCAACTGCTGAGCAGTAGAAAAAAATGGCATTAGATTACACGTTATCCTTTACAAATAAGGAAGTTACACCTTGGTGTGGAATGGTTTTTTTGAAGCAAATGTTGCAAAAAATGAACTTTCGCGAGCAAATACAGCAATGCACCTGTATGCCTACCCAAGAATCCAATAATTCCTATAAGCCTGACACCATTTTGGAGAGTTTTATAACAAGTATTTGGTGTGGGGCAAATCGCTTTTTGCACACAGAACAAATCCGTGGTGATAGAGCCCTTTGCAAGATTTTTGACTGGGAGAAAGCACCTGGTCAGGACGTTTATAAGCGCTATTTTAGGAAGTTTACTGAAGAAAATAATAAAGGAACCGCGAAATATTTCTTTAGCTGGCTGTTTCGTGAAATAAACTTTAATTATTTTACTTTGGATATAGATTCAAGTGTAATTCTTCGATATGGAGATCAAGAAGGTGCAGAAGTAGGTTATAATAGTAAAAAATCAGGAAGAAAATCACATCACTCCATAATTGCTTTTGTAAATGACCTAAAATTAGTTGCTAATATACAGCTTAGAAACGGAAAATCAGCAGCTTCAACAGGTTTTAATGAGTTTTTAGATGATACTTTGTCTATTTTTGGAAATAAAAAGGTAGGATTAGTGCGATTGGAGCACGCTTTACCCATCCTATTCAAAAGGCAATCACCGAACAAAAGGCTTGGGTAAATATTGATGAAGGACTTGATATTTGTGATAATTCATATAAAGCTAATGACTGGGAAAAAGAGCGTAGAGTAGTGATTGTCAGAAGAAAACTTGATAAGATTCCCGATGCTATAGGAAAAACATTGAGCTTATTTCCTGAGGATGAACTCTATCGTAATTACAAGTATTCAGCCTATGTAACGAATTTAAATGTAGGGATGACAGAGGTGTGGAAACTATACCGAATGCGAGGTGATGCTGAGAATCGTATTAAAGAGTTAAAGGCTGATTTTGGGGCAGATAGCTTTAATTTAAACAGCTTTTATGGTACAGAAATAGCTTTGATTTTATCGATGTTGTCCTACAATTTGATGTCTATTTTCAGGTTATTTGTACTGCAAGAAAAAACGCAGAGGACTTTATCTACTTTGCGTTTTAGGACATTTAATATTGGAGCATATTTTCAAAGGATTAAAGGTGAACTCAAGTTAGTCATTGCCTTGGTCAAAAGGCGGCGAAAGTGGTTCTCTTCCCTATGGAACTACCCCTTTGAATTGCCTTTGGAAATTTCTACTGCGTAATCTGGGATAAATGAGGAAATATATGTATTTCAAGTATTTTTGATATAATCTTAGTATCTGATGAAATAGTGTAAACATTTTTGTAGATATCAATAAAGCCTTTTACAGACCATTCACCATTCTCTATACTTATTAACTGTACTACTTTTTCAGCAAACTCTTGCAAAAATGCCTTAAATGCAGTCTTGCGCTGTTGTTTTTCTTTAACTGATAATTTCTTCCTATCCATTGTCTTAAAATATATTCTCAACTGCAAAATTACAAAACTTCCTATACTCCACCAAATCCTAAAAACAACTGTAAACCCGCTTCAGTAACACGTCCCGCTCTCCTAATATCAAAAGAACACTCCTTGCCGATGCCCCATCGCCATAGTTGAAATGCAAGATGTATTGCGCATCTCCCTTCTTATAGAGCTTTATATCCTTTGAGGATACGCCTATAAAGTACTTCGTCATAGCATAAGGTACGCTGTAATGCTTCTTGTTGATACTCACCTCCAATCGCTGCATCACCGCCCATCGCTTGTCATACGCGTCTGCCTGCACTCCCTTCTCATCAAAAATAAAAACCTCATCAGTATCCTCGCCTCTTTGCTTAGCTATCTTATAATCACCGAGCCTCAATTGCCCGAATGCTATATCCACTACCGTATGCGCATCTGCAAAGCGCACTCCCTGCTCCGTTCGCCTTGTAGCTTTTATCTGTGGGTAAAGCAACTGCTGCTCATTGCCCAAAAGAAGCTGCCCTGTATCCTCCTTAGCGAGATCTTTATAGATGCATATCGTATCTCTATCAGCACTGCCTTCTTCTTTAATCCGCAACTTTAAGAGTTCGCGCTCGTCCACTGACTTAATCCTATCAGTATGCATCACCCCTACTATTCCACGCAGCGTCTTTACCTTCGTCCACGCCTCTTTTGTTGGTAAATAGAAGAAATACACCCCTTTTGCTACCTTATCTATCACCGCACCGCTATCTGCTGCACGCACATTCACATAGCCATCAGGGTCATTGATCACCCCAATAGCATAATCCTCCAAGGACTGTGCCCAAAGATTGCTAATAAATAAACTGAAAATTATAACGCACTTTTTCAATTATCTTGATAAACGTGTTTAAACTTTTTTGAGGAACTTGGAGATAAACCCTAATAGGAGCATTCCAATCCAAGTTACATCAAGATACTCATATCTCATTATCAAACCTTTATATCCGTAAAGCCAACCATTTGCTTGTTCAATCTTAAACCTATTTTTGTACAATTCTTCATCAAAATAAACATCTGGTTGCTCTCCATTTCGGGGATTAGGTTTAATATTTGCTATAATTTCTTTGCTTTCTAAAAAATCTCTAAGAGACTTACTATCAAATCCTGCATCAGCATTGAGAAACAGACCTTTGTACTCTATTCCTGCTTCTTCTAATAAAGCTAAGATTTCTTTTAGTACTTCTTCTATTTCATATAAGTCATTGTGATTTCCAGCTTTAGGACTTCCCATTGCTATCATTTGCCCTTTATTATCACACAAAAAAATACTATTTGTGGTTACGGCTTTTTTTTCTTGCTTGATAGATTTAACCATATTCGCTGAAAGCTACCGTCTTTACTCCATTTATTGAAGTAGTAATAGACATTTTGCCAAGAGATTTCTCCTTTTTCAAAATAGCTCTCAATTGGAAGTTCTCTCCATTGTACCCCTGTTTTTAACCTCTTGAGAATCAAATAAAAATATTGAAGCCAAATCAAAATTACTTTTAAATCATCTTTTTCCTACCCATAAAAAGGGAATAATCCAATTATTTATTGTATCTTTGCCCAAAATTCCTGAATTTTGGTGTTCTTTTTTTTTCAAACACAAAATTACTAATTTTCGGGAACTTTTATTTTATTATAGGAAAAAGTTTAAACAGCTTCAATATGAAAGGAAAATACTTACTTCTATTTTTCGTTTTACTAATCGCTTGTAAAGACGAAAAATCAAATCCTGAAAACAAAGAACCAAAAGCAGGAGTAGGATTAAGAATTGCTACTGCTTATGGAGCTCCTAATGTGGATAAATGGATTGCTAATGCTAAAGCTATGGGTATTAATTGTATGCGATTGACTGATATGATACAAAAAGATAAAGGTCATTTGCAAGATTTAACCAGTGACCCCGAGCGTAAGTTTGACGAAATGGATAAAAAAGTAGCCAAAATAGTCGCCAGCGGTATGACTTATGTTTTAGATTTATCCTACATACGAAATCAACTCATAAAAGAAGGTATCAACCCTTATTCACCTTCTACCGATTGGACTCCGTATTTAGAAGTTGTTTTAAACAGAACCCCCATAAAGGGATATACTTATAAAAACGACCCTCACCTTGCTTTTATAGCCATAGCAGGCGAGCCTTTTAGTAAATACAGTGATAATCCAATAGAGAAAGCAGGTAATAAAGCTAATCTCATTGCCTTCTATAAACGGTTAGCCCTTCAGTTAAAAAAAATGGGAGTAACTCGTCCTATTTCAGCAGGTGGGTTTCTTCATCAAGGCAAAGACGGCTGGGGTACCGATGCCGATTTAGGTTTTAAAGAAATATGGTCGTTGCCAGAGATTGATATCCCCACCATACACGTATACGACGACGACGCTATTAATAGCATTCCCCAATTAGTTGCCTTTTGCCATAGCATTGGTAAACCTTTGGTTATTGAGGAAACAGGAAAAGAATACAAAGGAAATGATGCTGAGAGAGCCAAATGGTTTGAGAAGATTGCCTCCAAAATTAAAGACTCTCAAGCCTTCCCTGATGGTATAGGTTTGTGGAATATAGGCGAAATGAATGGTTATGATGTTCGTGCCGATGAACACCCTATAACTACCAAAGCAGTACGAGAGCTAATGCTATTAACTCAAAGCAAGCTACTAAATTAACAAACAGCTTATTATCGTCTGATTATGACTATTATTATCCCTAAAAACTACTCAACTCCCTACGGAATAATGGATACCGAGCGAGCTATAAAACTAATCAAAGACTCTTTTGAGCAGGCTTTGGCGCGTGCTTTAAACCTCACACGTATTTCGGCTCCTTTATTTGTGAAGCGTTCCACAGGTCTTAATGATAACCTCAACGGAATAGAACGCCCTGTTAGCTTTGAAATGAAAGATTACAAAGGTGAAGTGATAGAAATTATCCATTCGCTTGCTAAATGGAAACGTTTAGCCCTGAAACGCTATGGTATTAAAGCAGGCGAAGGCATTTATACTGATATGAATGCTATCCGTAGAGATGAAGAATTAGATAATACCCATTCTATTTATGTAGACCAATGGGATTGGGAAAAAGTGATAACTCCCTCTCAGCGCACTTTATCTTATCTCAAACAAACCGTAAAACAGTTATATAATGCCTTTCTTGAAACAGAAGCGATATTAGTAAAAGAATATAACAAGTGTAAGGTTTTTCTACCTCGTGAAGTAACATTCATAAGTTCACAAGAATTAGAAGATATGTATCCTAACTTATCACCTTCTGAACGTGAACATAATTTCACCAAAGAAAAAGGAGCTATTTTTATTACTCAAATAGGCAAAACACTTCTTTCAGGAAAAAAACACGACAATAGAGCCCCCGATTATGACGATTGGGAACTCAATGGCGACCTTATTATTTGGAATCCTTTACTAAACAGCGCTTTAGAACTTTCTTCAATGGGTATTCGAGTAAACGAAGCCTCTCTACATTCTCAACTGAAAACTTCAAAATCAGAAGAACGTGAGAAGTTAGAATATCATCAGATGCTATTACGCGGTGAATTACCCTTAACTATTGGGGGAGGTATCGGTCAATCTCGTATCTGTATGCTACTCTTGCAAAAAGCTCATATCGGTGAAGTACAAGCATCAATATGGACAGATGATATGGTTCAGTTATGCGATAAGAACGGAATTCATTTATTGTAAACGGATATTGTACATATTGAGAAAAGATGTATCTTTGCACCAAAATATAACAAGATAAACTATGAAATGGGAAGGAAGAAGACAAAGTAGCAATGTAGACGATCGTCGCGGAATAAGTGCTAAAGGTGGTCTTATAGCAGGCGGTGGTATCGTAGGTATCATTGTAGTATTGTTACAACTTTTTGGAGGCGAAACAGGACAACAAGTAGCCTCTGTAGTAAATCAAGTAGCAGGTGGTAACCAAACTCAACAAGCGGTAGAACGTGTAGAACTTACTGCCGAACAAAAGAAAATAGGTGAATTTACCGCTACAGTACTCGCCGATACCGAAGATGTATGGGATAAAGTATTTGCTCAAAATGGCTTAGGAACTTATAAGAAACCTACCTTGGTACTCTTTACCGCTAATGTAAATACAGGCTGTGGAACTGCCTCTTCTGCAGTAGGTCCATTCTATTGTCCTGCTGACCAAAAACTCTATATGGATATGGATTTCTTTGAAGAACTCAAAACACGCTTCGGAGCTAAAGGTGGCGATTTTGCTATTGCCTACGTAATGGCACACGAGGTAGGGCATCATATCCAAACGCTTTTAGGCACTTCGCAACAAGTACGCCAAAAACAACAAGGGCTCTCCAAAGCAGCAGCCAATAAATGGTCGGTTGCACAAGAATTACAAGCCGATTTCTATGCGGGAGTATGGGCACATCACAACCAAAAATATTTAGATGCCGACGATATTGACGAAGCTCTTAGTGCGGCTAACGCTGTAGGTGATGATGCTATACAAAAACGTATGCAAGGACACGTAGTACCCGATTCTTTCACTCACGGTACTTCTGAACAACGCAAATACTGGTTTACCAAAGGGTACAATACTGGAGATATCC from Capnocytophaga haemolytica harbors:
- a CDS encoding helix-turn-helix domain-containing protein; this encodes MTKGYKHLILEQRYAIKAYIQTKQTNKFMANELGVSESTISREISRNGGRKKYAPRIAQERADLKKERLKEVRKFTPEVEKIVRDKICNEQWSPKQIVGHYKNEKLKKKTGIEMVCAERIYQFVRKNKAAGGDIYEHMRHKLKKRARPVSGKYEVIKDKVSIDERPDVVNNPRLRSREKSIIFAAEIQLLSSRKKWH
- a CDS encoding transposase — encoded protein: MALDYTLSFTNKEVTPWCGMVFLKQMLQKMNFREQIQQCTCMPTQESNNSYKPDTILESFITSIWCGANRFLHTEQIRGDRALCKIFDWEKAPGQDVYKRYFRKFTEENNKGTAKYFFSWLFREINFNYFTLDIDSSVILRYGDQEGAEVGYNSKKSGRKSHHSIIAFVNDLKLVANIQLRNGKSAASTGFNEFLDDTLSIFGNKKVGLVRLEHALPILFKRQSPNKRLG
- a CDS encoding cellulase family glycosylhydrolase, with the protein product MKGKYLLLFFVLLIACKDEKSNPENKEPKAGVGLRIATAYGAPNVDKWIANAKAMGINCMRLTDMIQKDKGHLQDLTSDPERKFDEMDKKVAKIVASGMTYVLDLSYIRNQLIKEGINPYSPSTDWTPYLEVVLNRTPIKGYTYKNDPHLAFIAIAGEPFSKYSDNPIEKAGNKANLIAFYKRLALQLKKMGVTRPISAGGFLHQGKDGWGTDADLGFKEIWSLPEIDIPTIHVYDDDAINSIPQLVAFCHSIGKPLVIEETGKEYKGNDAERAKWFEKIASKIKDSQAFPDGIGLWNIGEMNGYDVRADEHPITTKAVRELMLLTQSKLLN
- a CDS encoding transposase — translated: MIVRRKLDKIPDAIGKTLSLFPEDELYRNYKYSAYVTNLNVGMTEVWKLYRMRGDAENRIKELKADFGADSFNLNSFYGTEIALILSMLSYNLMSIFRLFVLQEKTQRTLSTLRFRTFNIGAYFQRIKGELKLVIALVKRRRKWFSSLWNYPFELPLEISTA
- a CDS encoding neutral zinc metallopeptidase — translated: MKWEGRRQSSNVDDRRGISAKGGLIAGGGIVGIIVVLLQLFGGETGQQVASVVNQVAGGNQTQQAVERVELTAEQKKIGEFTATVLADTEDVWDKVFAQNGLGTYKKPTLVLFTANVNTGCGTASSAVGPFYCPADQKLYMDMDFFEELKTRFGAKGGDFAIAYVMAHEVGHHIQTLLGTSQQVRQKQQGLSKAAANKWSVAQELQADFYAGVWAHHNQKYLDADDIDEALSAANAVGDDAIQKRMQGHVVPDSFTHGTSEQRKYWFTKGYNTGDIRQGNIQTIYEQTSNR
- a CDS encoding transposase, translating into MIWLQYFYLILKRLKTGVQWRELPIESYFEKGEISWQNVYYYFNKWSKDGSFQRIWLNLSSKKKKP
- the asnA gene encoding aspartate--ammonia ligase, whose product is MTIIIPKNYSTPYGIMDTERAIKLIKDSFEQALARALNLTRISAPLFVKRSTGLNDNLNGIERPVSFEMKDYKGEVIEIIHSLAKWKRLALKRYGIKAGEGIYTDMNAIRRDEELDNTHSIYVDQWDWEKVITPSQRTLSYLKQTVKQLYNAFLETEAILVKEYNKCKVFLPREVTFISSQELEDMYPNLSPSEREHNFTKEKGAIFITQIGKTLLSGKKHDNRAPDYDDWELNGDLIIWNPLLNSALELSSMGIRVNEASLHSQLKTSKSEEREKLEYHQMLLRGELPLTIGGGIGQSRICMLLLQKAHIGEVQASIWTDDMVQLCDKNGIHLL
- a CDS encoding transposase translates to MVKSIKQEKKAVTTNSIFLCDNKGQMIAMGSPKAGNHNDLYEIEEVLKEILALLEEAGIEYKGLFLNADAGFDSKSLRDFLESKEIIANIKPNPRNGEQPDVYFDEELYKNRFKIEQANGWLYGYKGLIMRYEYLDVTWIGMLLLGFISKFLKKV
- a CDS encoding type II restriction endonuclease, producing the protein MDRKKLSVKEKQQRKTAFKAFLQEFAEKVVQLISIENGEWSVKGFIDIYKNVYTISSDTKIISKILEIHIFPHLSQITQ